One window from the genome of Deinococcus sp. NW-56 encodes:
- a CDS encoding S1C family serine protease, producing MKKNLSLLALTGTLALGAFVGFELSERTSAQGTGAVPATTTSAPVTSGVSSSTEASRARTQSETNTVQVVKARQDGVVYIEVTDRGGDTSPQAQLRRDLQERFGFEMPQQGPQESAGSGFFVNEAGDILTNNHVVEGADEITIRLHGSSRTYPAKVVGRAPDFDLALIRAEGLPAGAVKPIPLGQMEGLEVGLKAIALGAPFGLEFSVSEGIISSLERTVPVGAKGVEQNVIQTDAAINPGNSGGPLLDSAGQVIGVNTQILTGGIGQSAGVGFAVPVDTVRRLLPQLQRGGEVQTPTLGLGFRDVASFTAEEREGAGLPEQGALVLQVYPGSPAERAGLRGSAASAVQGGDPVLDGDVITAVDGQPLENAADLPRTVIGKQIGDSLRLTVQRGGQTREVTVPLQAFALPQGGE from the coding sequence ATGAAGAAGAACCTCTCCCTGCTGGCCCTGACCGGGACGCTCGCGCTGGGCGCCTTCGTGGGCTTCGAACTTTCCGAACGCACCAGCGCCCAGGGAACGGGCGCCGTGCCCGCCACCACCACGTCCGCCCCGGTAACCTCCGGCGTTTCCAGCTCCACCGAGGCCTCCCGCGCCCGCACCCAGTCGGAAACCAACACCGTGCAGGTCGTCAAGGCCCGGCAGGACGGCGTGGTCTATATCGAGGTCACCGACCGGGGCGGCGATACCAGCCCGCAGGCGCAACTGCGGCGCGACCTGCAGGAACGGTTCGGCTTCGAGATGCCCCAGCAGGGTCCCCAGGAAAGCGCGGGCAGCGGCTTTTTCGTGAACGAGGCGGGCGACATCCTGACGAACAACCACGTCGTGGAGGGCGCCGACGAGATCACCATCCGTCTGCACGGCAGCTCCAGAACCTACCCGGCGAAGGTCGTGGGCCGCGCTCCCGACTTCGACCTCGCGTTGATCCGCGCCGAGGGGTTGCCCGCCGGGGCAGTCAAGCCGATTCCGCTGGGGCAGATGGAGGGGCTGGAGGTCGGCCTCAAGGCGATCGCGCTCGGGGCGCCCTTTGGCCTGGAGTTCAGCGTCTCGGAGGGCATCATCTCCAGCTTGGAGCGCACCGTGCCGGTGGGTGCCAAGGGCGTGGAGCAGAACGTGATCCAGACCGACGCGGCGATCAACCCCGGCAACTCGGGCGGGCCGCTGCTGGACTCGGCGGGGCAGGTCATCGGCGTGAACACCCAGATTCTGACCGGGGGCATCGGCCAGAGCGCGGGCGTGGGCTTCGCGGTCCCGGTCGACACCGTGCGCCGGTTGTTGCCGCAGCTTCAGCGCGGCGGCGAGGTCCAGACGCCCACCCTGGGCCTCGGCTTCCGGGACGTGGCGAGCTTCACCGCCGAGGAGCGCGAGGGGGCGGGCCTGCCCGAGCAGGGCGCCCTCGTCCTTCAGGTCTACCCCGGCAGCCCCGCCGAGCGGGCCGGACTGCGTGGCAGCGCCGCCTCCGCCGTGCAGGGGGGCGACCCCGTGCTGGACGGCGACGTGATCACCGCCGTGGACGGCCAGCCGCTGGAGAACGCCGCCGACTTGCCCCGCACGGTGATCGGCAAGCAGATCGGGGACTCTCTGCGCCTGACCGTGCAGCGCGGGGGCCAGACCCGCGAAGTAACGGTGCCGCTGCAAGCCTTCGCCCTGCCGCAGGGCGGGGAGTAA
- a CDS encoding HAD family hydrolase, with product MTQHDLLAPDRLRGVLLDVDGTLADSNLAHARAWAAALADEGFEKTPEDIFPLIGMGGDKLVPELTGLDAESERGQRLTDGWVRHFRELIPDLRPTPGARALIEGLRARGLRVALATSGEAEIVDALLEQIGLDDLKLERVSSSDVENSKPDPDLVKAGLHTLGLPAGAALMVGDTPYDAEAARGAGVPCVLLRCGGHPGAEGHDPLYDDPQALLAALNEAFPVE from the coding sequence GTGACCCAGCATGACCTTTTGGCTCCTGACCGCCTTCGGGGCGTCCTGCTTGACGTGGACGGCACCCTGGCCGACTCCAACCTCGCCCACGCCCGCGCGTGGGCGGCGGCGCTGGCCGACGAGGGCTTCGAGAAGACGCCCGAGGACATTTTCCCGCTGATCGGCATGGGCGGCGACAAGCTGGTCCCCGAGCTAACCGGGCTGGACGCCGAGAGCGAGCGGGGCCAGCGCCTGACGGACGGCTGGGTCCGGCATTTTCGGGAGCTGATACCCGACCTGCGCCCCACCCCCGGCGCCCGTGCCCTGATCGAGGGGCTGCGGGCACGCGGCCTGCGGGTGGCCCTGGCGACGAGCGGCGAGGCCGAGATCGTGGACGCCTTGCTGGAGCAGATCGGTCTCGACGACCTGAAGTTGGAGCGCGTCAGCAGCAGCGATGTGGAAAACAGCAAGCCCGACCCCGACCTCGTGAAGGCCGGGCTGCACACCCTGGGCCTGCCCGCCGGGGCCGCGCTGATGGTGGGCGACACCCCCTACGACGCCGAGGCTGCCCGGGGGGCCGGAGTACCCTGCGTCCTGCTGCGCTGCGGCGGGCATCCGGGGGCGGAAGGGCATGACCCTCTGTACGACGATCCGCAGGCGCTGCTGGCCGCGCTGAACGAGGCCTTCCCGGTGGAGTGA
- a CDS encoding DUF1999 domain-containing protein, translated as MLRYRTFTEADFEALAQLDLTAQRTADPGFDALPERERTGRLSTSTAALKFYERSEHSFVAQGEGAGLAGAVFAQHVWQGDRPIVLVRSLLLAPDAPGEAAAGLLHAVVKSAYDSAVYEVHFPVTPALEGAARQEEAHLVGGYAVCHLGTRAGTAPGTRLARADGGAA; from the coding sequence ATGCTCCGCTACCGCACCTTCACTGAGGCCGATTTCGAGGCCCTCGCCCAGCTCGATCTCACCGCCCAGCGCACGGCCGACCCCGGCTTCGACGCCCTGCCGGAGCGCGAGCGCACGGGCCGCCTGAGCACCAGCACCGCCGCCCTGAAGTTCTACGAGCGCAGCGAACACTCCTTCGTGGCGCAGGGGGAGGGCGCGGGCCTCGCCGGAGCCGTCTTCGCCCAGCACGTCTGGCAGGGAGACCGCCCCATCGTCCTGGTGCGCTCGCTGCTGCTGGCCCCCGACGCGCCGGGGGAAGCGGCGGCAGGCCTGCTCCACGCCGTCGTCAAGAGCGCCTACGACAGCGCCGTGTACGAGGTCCACTTTCCGGTGACGCCCGCGCTGGAGGGAGCCGCCCGGCAGGAAGAAGCGCACCTCGTCGGCGGGTACGCGGTCTGTCACCTGGGGACCCGTGCAGGCACCGCGCCGGGCACCCGATTGGCCAGGGCGGATGGAGGCGCGGCATAA
- a CDS encoding heavy-metal-associated domain-containing protein translates to MAAMTLKPTRVLLGVRGMTRDAGERVAQHLRSLPGVAQATPDEGQIEVHYDPSQHTVMDLVRAVRSQGFLAGML, encoded by the coding sequence ATGGCCGCCATGACCCTCAAGCCCACCCGTGTGCTGCTCGGCGTGCGCGGCATGACCCGCGACGCGGGCGAGCGCGTCGCCCAGCACCTCCGTTCCCTCCCCGGCGTCGCCCAGGCCACCCCCGACGAGGGCCAGATCGAAGTCCATTACGACCCCTCCCAGCACACCGTGATGGACCTCGTGCGGGCCGTGCGCTCGCAGGGCTTCCTGGCCGGGATGCTCTGA
- a CDS encoding DUF503 domain-containing protein, protein MALGYVGVLTVRVEMPWVSNLKEKRALVRPVVERLKARYPLTVARLDGLDAHDWEVIGVATLSNDYGWVEETLRMAADFIAREGEYRVAWEETDITVLGGEDGEEA, encoded by the coding sequence GTGGCCCTCGGCTACGTCGGCGTCCTGACCGTCCGGGTGGAGATGCCCTGGGTCAGCAACCTCAAGGAAAAACGCGCCCTGGTGCGCCCGGTCGTCGAGCGCCTCAAGGCCCGCTACCCCCTCACGGTCGCCCGGCTCGACGGCCTCGACGCCCACGACTGGGAGGTGATCGGGGTCGCCACCCTCAGCAACGACTACGGCTGGGTCGAGGAAACCCTGCGGATGGCCGCCGACTTCATCGCCCGCGAGGGCGAATACCGGGTCGCCTGGGAGGAGACCGACATCACCGTTCTGGGCGGTGAGGACGGGGAAGAGGCGTAG